In Selenomonas dianae, a genomic segment contains:
- the tsaD gene encoding tRNA (adenosine(37)-N6)-threonylcarbamoyltransferase complex transferase subunit TsaD has translation MNDVREKLTLGIETSCDETSAAVLRGTRDLRSCVIATQIPIHQKYGGVVPEIASRNHILSILPVVEQALEEADVGLADIDQIAVTYGPGLVGALLVGVSAAKALAFSLGVPLIGVNHLEGHIFANFLATEDLTPPFMALVVSGGHTALVDVADYETFRQMGRTRDDAAGEAFDKVARVMGLPYPGGPEIDRLARAGDPSAIDFPRALAQEGNYEFSFSGLKSAVLNYINSEKMKGHELNKADIAASFQSAVVEVLVHKAFEAIRAAGRDTLVLAGGVAANAALEKRLRTTAAAEGVRYLYPPPRLCTDNAAMIACRGAYQAAAGKYSDLYLNAVPGLDFQ, from the coding sequence ATGAACGATGTGCGGGAAAAACTGACCCTCGGGATAGAGACGAGCTGTGACGAAACCTCGGCGGCGGTGCTGCGCGGGACACGCGACCTGCGCTCGTGCGTGATCGCGACGCAGATCCCGATTCATCAGAAATACGGCGGCGTTGTGCCCGAGATCGCATCGCGCAACCACATCCTGAGCATCCTGCCCGTCGTCGAGCAGGCACTTGAGGAAGCGGACGTCGGGCTTGCGGACATCGATCAGATCGCCGTCACGTATGGGCCGGGGCTTGTCGGGGCACTTCTCGTCGGCGTGTCGGCGGCGAAAGCCCTTGCGTTCTCCCTCGGTGTTCCGCTCATCGGCGTGAACCATCTGGAGGGGCATATCTTTGCGAACTTCCTTGCGACGGAGGATCTCACGCCGCCCTTTATGGCTCTCGTCGTATCGGGAGGACATACGGCACTCGTCGATGTGGCGGACTACGAGACGTTCCGTCAGATGGGCAGGACGCGCGACGATGCGGCGGGTGAGGCGTTTGACAAGGTGGCGCGCGTGATGGGGCTGCCGTACCCGGGTGGCCCCGAGATCGACAGACTGGCACGTGCGGGTGACCCCTCTGCAATCGACTTCCCGCGTGCACTCGCACAGGAGGGGAACTATGAGTTCAGCTTCAGCGGGCTGAAATCGGCCGTGCTGAACTACATCAACAGCGAGAAGATGAAGGGGCACGAACTGAACAAGGCGGACATTGCCGCCTCGTTCCAGTCCGCCGTCGTCGAGGTGCTTGTCCACAAGGCATTCGAGGCGATCCGTGCGGCGGGGCGCGATACGCTCGTCCTTGCGGGCGGTGTCGCGGCGAATGCGGCTCTTGAGAAGCGTCTGCGTACGACGGCAGCGGCGGAGGGCGTGCGTTATCTCTATCCGCCGCCGCGCCTGTGTACGGACAACGCCGCCATGATCGCCTGCCGTGGCGCGTATCAGGCGGCGGCAGGGAAGTACAGCGATCTCTATCTGAATGCCGTGCCGGGACTGGATTTTCAGTGA
- a CDS encoding PTS mannitol transporter subunit IICBA → MSTQGGGAQEAMQKFGRFLSGMVMPNIGAFIAWGFLTALFIPTGWMPNEYLAQVGGPMSKWLIPLLIGYSGGAAIYGHRGGVMAAIATSGIIAGSDIPMFLGAMIMGPLGGCIIKKFDDAIRDSIPGGFEMLVNNFSLGILGGILAMIAYAVVGPVVGGANDILRSGVEGIVAMGLLPLASIIIEPAKVLFLNNALNHGVLSPLGIQQAQEYGKSMFFLLEANPGPGFGILLAYWLFGKGMAKSSSPGAMIIHVLGGIHEIYFPYILMKPTLIVAAIAGGMSGVFTLGILGGGLIAPSSPGSIFAIIAMTPNGSALFANLSAFAVATAVSCAVASVFIKMSKDVEEDSLESARESMADMKNRGKDLPADKKVAGKDLKVIVYACDAGMGSSALGAAALRKKLKKDGYTDISVTNCAIGAIPGEAQLVISHEKLAERALADSPQAEHIWVRDFTQNNVYEIVTTRLKEAAVEAGAPATDAEAEATDTISAGVLLKENVKVGLPSVSREEAVTAAGRMLVASGYVDEGYVQGMLNREQDLSTYIGKGIAIPHGENAVKDTIKKTGIVVCQYPEGVKFGDETAHLVIGIAGVGNDHLAILANIATMVGDYTDEQIAELFKTKSADELYEVFTKAD, encoded by the coding sequence ATGAGTACACAAGGTGGAGGAGCACAGGAGGCCATGCAGAAATTTGGCCGCTTCCTGTCCGGAATGGTGATGCCGAACATCGGCGCATTTATCGCATGGGGGTTTCTGACGGCGCTGTTCATCCCGACGGGGTGGATGCCGAACGAATACCTCGCACAGGTCGGCGGTCCGATGAGCAAGTGGCTGATTCCTCTGCTGATCGGCTACAGCGGCGGTGCAGCGATCTATGGACATCGCGGCGGCGTCATGGCGGCGATTGCCACGTCGGGCATCATCGCGGGCTCGGATATTCCGATGTTCCTCGGTGCGATGATTATGGGTCCTCTTGGCGGCTGCATCATCAAGAAATTTGACGATGCCATCCGCGACAGCATCCCGGGCGGTTTCGAGATGCTGGTCAACAACTTCTCGCTCGGCATTCTCGGCGGCATCCTCGCGATGATCGCCTACGCCGTCGTCGGCCCCGTGGTCGGCGGTGCGAACGACATCCTGCGCAGCGGCGTGGAGGGAATCGTCGCGATGGGGCTTCTGCCGCTCGCGTCCATCATCATCGAGCCGGCAAAGGTGCTCTTCCTCAACAACGCGCTCAACCACGGCGTACTCAGTCCGCTCGGCATTCAGCAGGCGCAAGAATACGGAAAGTCCATGTTCTTTCTGCTTGAAGCGAACCCGGGTCCCGGTTTCGGCATCCTGCTTGCGTACTGGCTCTTCGGTAAGGGCATGGCAAAGTCGTCCTCGCCGGGTGCGATGATTATTCACGTTCTCGGCGGTATCCACGAAATCTACTTCCCGTACATCCTCATGAAGCCGACGCTCATTGTTGCAGCGATTGCGGGCGGTATGTCCGGTGTCTTTACGCTCGGTATTCTCGGCGGCGGTCTGATTGCACCGTCCTCCCCAGGCTCGATTTTCGCGATCATCGCCATGACGCCGAACGGCTCGGCACTCTTTGCAAACCTCTCGGCGTTCGCCGTTGCGACAGCGGTATCCTGCGCGGTTGCCTCTGTCTTTATCAAGATGTCGAAGGATGTTGAGGAGGATTCTCTTGAGTCGGCACGCGAGAGCATGGCGGACATGAAGAATCGCGGCAAGGATCTCCCTGCCGACAAGAAGGTTGCGGGCAAGGATCTGAAGGTTATCGTCTACGCCTGCGACGCGGGCATGGGCTCGTCCGCGCTCGGTGCGGCGGCACTCCGCAAGAAACTTAAGAAGGACGGCTATACGGACATCTCCGTCACGAACTGCGCCATCGGCGCAATTCCGGGCGAGGCACAGCTTGTCATCTCACATGAAAAACTCGCCGAGCGTGCGCTTGCGGATTCGCCGCAGGCAGAGCACATCTGGGTGCGTGACTTTACGCAGAACAATGTCTATGAAATTGTTACCACACGCCTGAAAGAGGCGGCGGTCGAGGCGGGTGCTCCGGCAACTGATGCCGAGGCTGAGGCGACCGATACGATCAGTGCGGGTGTTCTGCTCAAGGAGAATGTCAAGGTCGGTCTCCCGAGCGTTAGCCGCGAGGAAGCAGTCACGGCAGCGGGCAGGATGCTCGTGGCGAGCGGCTACGTCGACGAGGGCTATGTGCAGGGGATGCTCAACCGCGAACAGGATCTCTCGACCTACATCGGCAAGGGCATCGCGATCCCGCACGGCGAGAATGCGGTCAAGGACACGATCAAGAAGACGGGCATCGTCGTCTGCCAGTATCCCGAGGGTGTCAAGTTCGGCGATGAGACGGCACATCTCGTCATCGGCATTGCAGGCGTCGGCAACGACCACCTTGCGATTCTCGCCAATATTGCGACCATGGTCGGCGACTACACGGATGAGCAGATCGCGGAGCTCTTCAAGACCAAGAGTGCCGATGAACTTTACGAGGTCTTTACAAAGGCGGATTGA
- a CDS encoding PRD domain-containing protein, translating into MELTARMRAILSVLLTADGYAPAERIASMLGVSARTVTREMHGLEAALMPHGITLLRRTGAGFMLAGDVENLAAFRKRLAADEDAQEELTPDQRRSVLASRLLMADEPMKLFTLARLLNVTDSTISHDLDRIQPLFAEQGITLVRRPGLGVYVEGAERDIRSALVRSIHDRMDEKELLALIGDDEDGEGAASAADRALLGFVDGTQVRTIDEIVAAQTRGRHIPDTARVGLVVHLALAVRRMQQSDAIRMDAGMFAKLRRTEEFRAAQMIAVRLGEVFSLSVPEAEVGYITMHLLGVRGTSLPAETGRVDNFRLVQIAQSIMRRAAEQSGAPLQRSRTLLSGLVNHLAPALHRLKLHMDIRNPLLAQMEEEHPELMALARHAASMMEAEAGTALPDDEIAYIAMHLGAALTEAGGDRPAVRVLVTCPTGLGTSRLLASRVRRVYEQIRVVGEISSLALTAQEVRRRGADFVISTVPLPQLPVPVVVASVFLTASDRAHISAVLADCVPLHVAQQPEKPGFAAAMDEIHRLSGAVSTVLSTFVLRENDGAQSVEALVHSAAHLLLSEDAAAEDFADALLRREQIAPTFIAPHTILLHARIACAGVPHFGVLRLAEPFPYGDGTIRAALVMCAPEEDDAGADVFGHIAAQMAERPGFTDLLVQGGAEEIRSELEYVLEEHFRECLERLL; encoded by the coding sequence ATGGAACTGACGGCACGTATGCGGGCGATTCTGTCCGTGCTCCTTACCGCAGACGGCTATGCGCCCGCCGAGCGCATAGCCTCCATGCTTGGGGTCAGTGCGCGTACCGTTACGCGTGAGATGCACGGGTTGGAGGCGGCTCTTATGCCGCATGGGATTACCCTCCTCAGACGTACAGGGGCAGGCTTTATGCTTGCGGGTGACGTGGAAAATCTTGCGGCATTTCGCAAACGCCTTGCCGCAGACGAAGACGCGCAGGAGGAACTGACACCGGATCAGCGTCGCTCTGTTCTTGCGAGCCGTCTCCTCATGGCGGACGAGCCGATGAAACTCTTTACGCTTGCGCGGCTTCTGAATGTGACGGACAGCACCATCAGTCACGATCTCGACCGGATTCAGCCGCTTTTTGCGGAGCAGGGGATTACGCTTGTGCGCCGCCCCGGTCTCGGGGTCTATGTCGAGGGCGCGGAGCGGGACATCCGCAGTGCGCTTGTCCGCAGCATCCATGACCGCATGGATGAAAAGGAACTCCTCGCGCTCATCGGCGACGATGAGGATGGGGAAGGGGCTGCATCAGCGGCGGACAGAGCTCTGCTGGGGTTTGTCGATGGGACGCAGGTACGGACGATTGACGAGATCGTTGCTGCGCAGACGCGGGGGCGGCATATCCCCGATACCGCGCGTGTCGGGCTTGTCGTTCATCTCGCACTTGCCGTGCGGCGGATGCAGCAAAGCGATGCGATTCGGATGGATGCGGGGATGTTCGCGAAGCTGCGCCGGACGGAGGAGTTCCGTGCGGCACAGATGATTGCGGTGCGTTTGGGGGAGGTGTTTTCACTCTCCGTGCCGGAGGCGGAGGTCGGCTATATCACGATGCATCTTCTCGGTGTACGCGGAACGTCGCTTCCCGCAGAAACCGGGCGCGTCGATAATTTCCGCCTCGTGCAGATCGCACAGTCGATCATGCGGCGTGCAGCGGAGCAGAGCGGTGCGCCGCTCCAGCGCAGCCGCACCTTGCTTTCGGGGCTCGTGAACCATCTTGCCCCCGCACTGCATCGACTGAAACTCCACATGGACATCCGCAATCCGCTCCTCGCGCAGATGGAGGAAGAACATCCGGAATTGATGGCACTCGCGCGGCACGCCGCCTCGATGATGGAGGCGGAGGCAGGGACAGCCCTTCCCGATGATGAGATTGCCTATATCGCGATGCACCTTGGGGCGGCACTCACTGAGGCGGGCGGAGATCGTCCCGCCGTGCGTGTGCTTGTCACGTGTCCCACGGGGCTGGGGACGAGCCGCTTGCTCGCGAGCCGCGTCCGACGTGTCTATGAACAAATTCGTGTCGTTGGGGAAATTTCATCTCTTGCGCTTACGGCACAGGAGGTCAGGAGACGCGGTGCAGATTTTGTCATATCCACCGTTCCGCTGCCGCAGCTCCCCGTGCCCGTCGTCGTTGCCAGTGTTTTTCTGACGGCTTCCGACCGCGCGCACATCAGTGCCGTGCTTGCCGACTGTGTGCCGCTCCATGTGGCGCAGCAGCCGGAGAAGCCGGGCTTTGCGGCGGCAATGGATGAGATTCATCGTCTGAGTGGTGCTGTTTCCACTGTACTTTCGACGTTTGTCCTGCGGGAGAACGATGGAGCGCAGTCGGTGGAGGCTTTGGTACATTCCGCTGCCCATCTTCTCCTGTCGGAGGACGCTGCTGCGGAGGATTTTGCCGACGCACTCCTGCGGCGGGAACAGATTGCACCGACATTTATTGCGCCGCATACGATTCTCCTCCATGCGCGTATTGCGTGTGCCGGAGTGCCGCATTTCGGCGTTCTGCGCCTTGCAGAGCCGTTTCCCTACGGAGATGGGACAATCCGTGCAGCACTTGTCATGTGTGCGCCGGAGGAGGATGATGCGGGGGCAGACGTCTTCGGTCATATTGCGGCGCAGATGGCGGAGCGTCCCGGCTTCACAGATCTTCTCGTACAGGGTGGCGCAGAGGAGATCCGCAGTGAATTGGAATACGTTTTGGAAGAGCATTTTCGGGAATGTCTCGAACGGCTCTTGTAA